The proteins below are encoded in one region of Lactuca sativa cultivar Salinas chromosome 3, Lsat_Salinas_v11, whole genome shotgun sequence:
- the LOC111919141 gene encoding enoyl-CoA delta isomerase 2, peroxisomal: MIEKIVEVAPRDIASIQINRFSIYTSGKENKKTVYDMCTLEKRGNVFFLTLTGDGRDEHRLNPTLIASIRSALSEAKSQSTHSTALITVAEGKFFSNGFDLAWAKSASGGSPSEAVNLLFHMVELFKDLVADFISLPMPTIAAVTGHAAAAGQLLAMSHDYVLMSRHRGVLYMSEVDIGMALPEYVSVLMRSKVAKPNVRRDVLLRGVKVKAEEAVAKGLIDAAYDNREKTVEGGVRLAEELIKRKWDGEVYAEIRKSLYPELCGVLGLISREKLDSKFGDGNRKGGIVIFIFISLFLSLLGDTSRDVIV, translated from the coding sequence ATGATTGAGAAAATCGTTGAAGTAGCCCCTAGAGATATTGCCTCTATTCAAATTAATCGGTTTTCAATATATACGAGTGGAAAGGAAAACAAGAAAACAGTCTACGATATGTGCACTCTAGAAAAGCGCGGCAACGTCTTCTTCCTCACTTTAACCGGCGACGGAAGGGATGAGCATCGTCTGAATCCTACTCTCATCGCCTCCATCCGATCCGCTCTTTCCGAAGCCAAGTCTCAATCCACTCACAGCACCGCCCTTATCACCGTCGCCGAAGGTAAATTCTTCTCCAACGGTTTCGATCTCGCCTGGGCCAAATCCGCCTCAGGAGGATCTCCTTCGGAAGCAGTTAACCTCCTCTTTCACATGGTGGAACTCTTCAAGGATTTAGTCGCCGACTTTATCTCCCTCCCTATGCCAACAATCGCCGCCGTCACTGGCCACGCCGCCGCCGCAGGACAGCTGCTCGCTATGAGCCACGACTACGTCTTGATGAGTCGCCATCGGGGGGTTTTGTACATGAGTGAAGTCGATATTGGGATGGCTTTACCTGAGTATGTCTCGGTGTTGATGAGATCGAAGGTTGCGAAGCCGAATGTCCGGCGGGATGTGTTGTTGCGTGGGGTGAAGGTCAAGGCGGAGGAAGCGGTGGCGAAGGGTTTAATTGATGCGGCGTATGATAACAGGGAGAAGACGGTTGAAGGTGGTGTGCGTCTGGCGGAGGAGTTGATTAAGAGGAAGTGGGACGGCGAGGTGTACGCCGAGATAAGGAAGTCGTTGTATCCGGAGCTGTGTGGCGTGCTCGGCTTGATTAGCCGGGAAAAGCTCGACTCTAAGTTTGGGGATGGAAACAGAAAGGGTggaattgttatttttatttttataagctTGTTTTTGTCGTTGTTGGGGGATACTTCAAGGGATGTAATTGTATAA